ACGCGGTCTTTTTCGATCTTCATGCGCAACTCTGTCTGGATCTGCCGGAGGCAGGCGGGTTGGGGCGGGTTGTCGCCCGGCGGGGACGCCGCCATCATGACGGCCAATCCAAGGTGGCGCATTATCCGGAGATCATGCACATCACGCCAGTTTCGTCCGGCCTTCGCCGGCTCCTCGCCCCGGCCCTGCTGCTGGCCTTGCCCCTGTTGATCACTGCCTGTGGCGGCGGCAAGGCCACCCGCCCGGCGCCGCCCCCGCCGACGGCGAACTGGCCAAAGACCGTGCCGGACAACCCCGAGGCCGCCAACTCGGTGCTGATGCGTGCCATCAGCCTGGTCGGCACGCCCTACCGCTATGGCGGCAACACCCCGGATTCGGGCTTCGACTGCAGCGGCCTGGTCGCCTATGTCTATCGCGAGATGCTGGACCTGCGGCTGCCGCGCACCTCGCGCGACCTGGCGGCGGTACAGGGTCCGAAGATCGATCCGCAGCGCCTGGCCACCGGCGACCTGGTGTTCTTCGGCAGCCGCGGCAGCGTCACCCATGTCGGCATTTATGTAGGTGAAGGGCGTTTCGTGCACGCGCCGAGCACCGGCGGCACCGTGCGGCTGGACTCGCTCAGTGGTCCCTACTGGAAGGACCACTACACCGGTGCGAAACGTGTCCTTCGCTAAAATGAACAGGCGATATGTTCAAAAATGTGACGTACATCACCCTGAAACTAACGGTTTACTAACGGAATTTTTAACTTATTGCCGCTTTTACAGGGCATGATGCCCCATCGTTTTTTTCCTGTGACCGACGCGTGACGACTGACGACCTGAAAAGCGAAGGCCAGACTTCCGTATCTTCACGTAGTGCCCGCCCGCTGTTGCTTGGCCTGGCACTGTGTCTGACCAGCCTTCCGGCCTGGTCGCAGACTGCTCCGAACCGTTCCGATGTGACCCCGGCCGCCGTGGCCGAGAGCACCGCCCGACCGGCTGCCAAGGCCGAGGCTGCCGCTCCGCAGCGCAGCCGCGTCGATGCCGCCGCCAGTGCCACGCTGGCCGCCCTGCTGCCGCACCTGGCCGCCAACGACACCATTCCGCTGATGGACCGCTCGGCCGTGGTGGCCGGTGATCTCAGCCGCCTGCTCGCCAACTACGACACCAGCAGCGCCGCCAATGGCAGCGTTGTCGGTACTGCCGCCGACAACGGCAAGGTGCAGTCGCTGCTGCGCCGCGCGATGACCCTGCTGGGCACCCCGTACCGTTGGGGTGGCAGCAACCCGGACAGCGGCTTCGACTGCAGCGGTCTGGTCGGCTACGTGTTCCGCTCGGCCCTGGGCATCGAGCTGCCGCGCGTCTCGCGCGAGATGGCCCACGATGACAATGCCGAACTGATCAACGACCGCACCGCGCTGGCCGCAGGTGACCTGGTGTTCTTCGGCCGCAAGGGCCGCGTCGACCACGTCGGCATCTATGTCGGTGACGGCCGCTTCCTGCACGCGCCCAGCTCGGGCAAGGACGTGCGCGTGGACACCCTGCTCAGTGGCTACTGGGGCAACAAGTTCATGCAGGCCCGCCGGGTCGATCTCTGATCTGACCGGTTGGCGCTACGGCGCCGCCTGATACGAGAAAGCCGCTGCCCTGCAGCGGCTTTTTTTGTTGGGCCCGTGCAATCGGTGGGTAGCTGCCGACCTTGGTCGGCACCGCCTTCATCCACGCATGGCGTGGATCTACCAGGTGCCCGCCTCGGCTGGCACCGTGTCGGCCACCTCCCAAACAAAAGGCCCGCCGGTCAGGGCGGGCCTTTCAATTCAGCACACCACCTCAGCGCGGTGGTGGTGTCGGGTCGGGATCATCCACACCCACATTGCTGGACGGGTTGTCATACACCGCCTGGTCGAGCAGCCCGGTTTCCTTGGCCACGATCACCGGCACCAGCATCTGGCCCGTCACATTCGTCATCGTGCGCATCATGTCCAGGATGCGGTCGATGGCATACAGGTAGCCGATGGTCTCCAGCGGCAGATTGGCTGCGCTCAGCACCACCGTGGCCATGATCACCGCGGTACCCGGCACGCCGGCGGTACCGAAGCTGCCCAGCACCGACGCGATCAGCACTACCACGTACTGTTCCGGGGTCAGCGGCACACCGCTGTACTGCGCGATGAACACCGCGCACAGCGCCGGATAGATCGCACCGCAACCGTCCATCTTGATGCTGGCGCCCAGCGGCACCGCGAACGAACCGTAGTCCTTGTTCACGCCCAGGTTGTGGGTGATCGAACGCAGCGCCACCGGCATCGCGGCGAAGCTGGACGAGCTGACGAACGCAACCTGCATGCCCGGCGCCGCGCCGCGGAAGAACTTCAGCGGGTTCAGGCCGTGCGCCAGCAGCAGTGCGCTGTAGACCACCACGATGTGCAGGGCGCAGGCCACGTACAGGGCCAGCACGAAATGACCCAGCGGCAGCAGCTTCTCGAAGCCATAGCTGCCGACCAGGCCGGCGATCAGGCCGAAGGTGCCGATCGGGGTGACTTCCAGCACGAAGCGGGTCACCTGGATCATGATGTCGCTCATCTGGCCGACCAGCTTGCGCGCCTCGGTCACCTTCTCGCCCAGCTTGACGATGGCAAAGCCCACCAGGCCGGCGAAGAAGATCACCGGCAGGATCGAGCCGCGACCGGCAGCCAGCACGGTCTCACCGGCCGCGTTGACCTTGGTGCCGATGCCGGACAGCGCGTAGAAGACATTGGCCGGCACTACGTCCAGCAGCACCTGCACCACGCTGGGCACTTCGCGCGGCACGTAGTTGCTGGCCATCGACAGCTGCAGGCCACCGGCGCCGGGCTGCAGCACGGTGCCCACGCCCAGGCCGACGCACACCGCCAATGCAGCGGTGATCACGAACCACAGGAAGGTGCGGCCACTGAGCGCGGCGACCGACTTCTGGCCATGCAGCGACGAGATCGCGTTGATCACCGCGAAGAACACCAGCGGCACGGCGATCATCTTGATCAGGGTGACGTACAGCTCACCGAGCGGGCCGAACCACGTTTCCGCGGCCGGGCCGAGCGCCCAGCCGGCCAGCGCGCCGAGCACGAAGCCACCGACCACGCGCTGCCAGAATGGAATCCGCAGCCAGGCAGAGACCAGCTTCATAGGCAATCCAGGGGGAAGGAAGGGATGCTGGCACGATAGCCCAAGGCGGCCCGCAGAACGACCGCCCGGCCGGCAAATCAGTGTGTCATCGGCGTGCCTTGCGGGGCCGGGCATAATGAACGTCCCGTTACAGTTTGTGAGATCCCAGCGTCCATGCGCCGTTCCGTCTCCCTGTTGGCCGCCTGCGCCACCACCCTGCTGCTGGGCGCCTGCGCCAGCACCCGCCCCGCGTCCGCCCCGGCCGGCCTGAAGGTCGCCGTCGATCCCGTCGCCCACCCGGCCGGCGAGACCCCGCAGTGGTGGTACCGCAGCGGCGCCGCCCAGGCCGCCGCCAACGGTGCGATGTCCGGTAAGGCCAAGAACGTCATCCTGTTCCTCGGCGACGGCATGAGCCTGACCACCGTGGCCGCCTCGCGCATCTACGAAGGCCAGCAGAAGGGTGGCTCGGGCGAAGAGAACCTGCTGTCCTGGGAGCGCTTCCCGGCCACGGCGTTCAGCAAGACCTACAACACCGATTCGCAGACCCCGGATTCGGCCGGCACCATGACCGCCATCACCACCGGCGTGAAGACCCACATGGGCGCAATCGGCGTCAGCGCCGGCAGCCGCACCGACTGCGCCGACAGCCTGTCCAAGGGCCTGCTGACCTGGCTGCAACTGGCCGACAGCGCCGGCCTGGCCACCGGCGTGGTCTCCACCGCGCGCCTGACCCATGCCACCCCGGCCGCCACCTATGCGCACTCGCCCGAGCGCAACTGGGAAAACGATACCGACCTGACTGAAGCCGCCAAGGCTGCAGGCTGCAAGGACATCGCCCAGCAGCTGCTGTCGACCTCGCGCTATGGGCGCGGCCCGCTGGTCGCCCTCGGCGGCGGTCGCGGTGAATTCACCACCGTGGAAGAGCGCGATCCGGAATACGACGACAAGGTCGGCCAGCGCCTGGATGGCCGCAGCCTGGTGCAGGAATGGCAGCAGGCGCACCCGCAGGGTGCCTACGTATGGAACAGCAAGCAGCTGGCCGCCGCCGCAAATGCGCCGGCCATCCTCGGCCTGTTCGAGCCGGACCACATGCGCTACGAGTACGAGCGCCCGCAGGATCCGGGCGGTGAGCCGAGCCTGGCCGAACTGACGGCCGCAGCGATCAAGAATCTGTCGAAGCACCAGGAAGGCTACGTGCTGATGATCGAAGGCGCGCGCATCGACCACGCCAACCACAGCGGCAACGCCTACCGTGCACTGACCGAGACCGTGGCGCTGTCCGACGC
The sequence above is a segment of the Stenotrophomonas maltophilia genome. Coding sequences within it:
- a CDS encoding C40 family peptidase — encoded protein: MTTDDLKSEGQTSVSSRSARPLLLGLALCLTSLPAWSQTAPNRSDVTPAAVAESTARPAAKAEAAAPQRSRVDAAASATLAALLPHLAANDTIPLMDRSAVVAGDLSRLLANYDTSSAANGSVVGTAADNGKVQSLLRRAMTLLGTPYRWGGSNPDSGFDCSGLVGYVFRSALGIELPRVSREMAHDDNAELINDRTALAAGDLVFFGRKGRVDHVGIYVGDGRFLHAPSSGKDVRVDTLLSGYWGNKFMQARRVDL
- a CDS encoding alkaline phosphatase; translated protein: MRRSVSLLAACATTLLLGACASTRPASAPAGLKVAVDPVAHPAGETPQWWYRSGAAQAAANGAMSGKAKNVILFLGDGMSLTTVAASRIYEGQQKGGSGEENLLSWERFPATAFSKTYNTDSQTPDSAGTMTAITTGVKTHMGAIGVSAGSRTDCADSLSKGLLTWLQLADSAGLATGVVSTARLTHATPAATYAHSPERNWENDTDLTEAAKAAGCKDIAQQLLSTSRYGRGPLVALGGGRGEFTTVEERDPEYDDKVGQRLDGRSLVQEWQQAHPQGAYVWNSKQLAAAANAPAILGLFEPDHMRYEYERPQDPGGEPSLAELTAAAIKNLSKHQEGYVLMIEGARIDHANHSGNAYRALTETVALSDAVRVANELTSADDTLIIVTADHSHTLNFVGYPARGNPILGKVKDKGGEDGAGKLDYALDGTGQPYTTLSYANGPGHTGSSNQQPAGPKRYPHNPSSFEPANGRPNLREVDTEHPDYMQEALVPMKAESHGGEDVGIWARGPGSKAIRGTLEQNAIYHMIVQATPALRERLCQAGTCDDKGVPVQLPAPTAFERKAEAK
- a CDS encoding dicarboxylate/amino acid:cation symporter — encoded protein: MKLVSAWLRIPFWQRVVGGFVLGALAGWALGPAAETWFGPLGELYVTLIKMIAVPLVFFAVINAISSLHGQKSVAALSGRTFLWFVITAALAVCVGLGVGTVLQPGAGGLQLSMASNYVPREVPSVVQVLLDVVPANVFYALSGIGTKVNAAGETVLAAGRGSILPVIFFAGLVGFAIVKLGEKVTEARKLVGQMSDIMIQVTRFVLEVTPIGTFGLIAGLVGSYGFEKLLPLGHFVLALYVACALHIVVVYSALLLAHGLNPLKFFRGAAPGMQVAFVSSSSFAAMPVALRSITHNLGVNKDYGSFAVPLGASIKMDGCGAIYPALCAVFIAQYSGVPLTPEQYVVVLIASVLGSFGTAGVPGTAVIMATVVLSAANLPLETIGYLYAIDRILDMMRTMTNVTGQMLVPVIVAKETGLLDQAVYDNPSSNVGVDDPDPTPPPR
- a CDS encoding C40 family peptidase encodes the protein MHITPVSSGLRRLLAPALLLALPLLITACGGGKATRPAPPPPTANWPKTVPDNPEAANSVLMRAISLVGTPYRYGGNTPDSGFDCSGLVAYVYREMLDLRLPRTSRDLAAVQGPKIDPQRLATGDLVFFGSRGSVTHVGIYVGEGRFVHAPSTGGTVRLDSLSGPYWKDHYTGAKRVLR